The genomic segment AAAGGGCCTTTATGGAAATTACCAAATTTAAAGGAGCAGGTGCTATGAAAGTTACAATCGAAACAATTATAGAATAATAAAAAATCCCGCTAATAGCGGGATTTTTTATTAAATGAATTTCTTAATACCCATTATAATTCCGGTATGAATTCCTTCGTGATAACTAACAAAATCTAAAGCTTCCTGAACATTTCTCAAATCAAAGCCCATGCTGGTTTTGTATTCGTTATAATTTTTAAAAACACTATTTTCATAATCCTTTTGAGTTTGATGCAAAGTCTTAATCAATAATTCTTTAACCTCATCAACTTCCTCCTGCGTAACATCTCTTTCAGGTTTTGTCCCTTTTGAATATTTCCCAACAAATTCATCAGAAACAAGCATTGGAAGACCTGATAATTTATAAACTAAAACTTGTTGTGAAGCCACACAATGTGCGACATTCCAGATTAAATTATTCTTGTATCCTTCCGGAATCTTATTTAACTGGTCTAATGAATGATTATCTAAAATCTTTACCAAAATTTCTCTAATGGTTTTCTGTGTTTCAAAAACTGAACTCATAATTTTATTTTTTTTCTAAAATTAGACAATTTTAAGTTTTAAATGGATTTTCTTTGTATTCTAACAAATTCTCTAAATAATGAACAAAATATATTACCTCTCGTCTTGCGATACTTGTCGTAAAATCATCAAAAGCCTTCCTGAAAATAATTTGGTTTTTCACGATATTAAACAAGATCCAATTACCGAAGCCGAACTCGAAGAAATGTATCAACTTTCAGGAAGCTATGAAGCTCTTTTTAGCAAAAAAGCGCAATTATACAAATCATTGGGATTAAAAGATCAATCTCTGACTGAAGCTGATTTTAAAAGATATATTTTAGAACATTATACGTTTTTAAGCCGTCCGGTTTTTATTATTGATGGTAAAATTTACATCGGCAACAGCCAAAAAAATGTAACCGAAGTAATAAATGCTCTAACTTAAAAACCTGATATTTTTTCTGTGTAACTTAAAACTATGTCTGAACACTAATTTGCAATCGAATACAGAAAAGTTTTATTTATCTTTGCGCCTTTATACTCAATTATATGATACAATCTATGACAGGGTTTGGCAAAGCTTCTTTGCAATTGCCTACAAAAAAAATTACCGTTGAAGTAAAATCTCTAAATAGTAAAGGTTTAGATTTAAACGTAAGAATGCCATCTGTTTACCGTGAAATGGAATTAGGTTTGAGAACTCAAATCTCGACCAGACTTGAAAGAGGAAAAATTGATTTTGCTATTTATGTAGAAAGTACAGCTGAACAAACCTCAACTAAAGTAAATGTTCCTGTTGTAAAAAGTTATATCGCCCAATTGAGAGAAGTATATGCTGATGCTGATGAAACTGAATTAATGAAAATGGCGGTTCGCATGCCTGATACATTAAAAACAGAACGCGAAGAAATCGATGAAAACGACTGGGAGCAGATTCAGGTTATCATTGATGAAGCATTACAAAACATTTTAAGCTTCAGAAAAGACGAAGGAGAATCTCTTGAAAAAGAATTTAACCTTAGAATAGGAAACATTCGTCAGTTAATGAACGATACTTTAGCACTTGATCCGGAACGTGTGCAAGCTATTAAAGATCGTTTACAAACTGCAATCTCAGAATTGCAGGTAAACGTTGATGAAAATCGTTTTGAACAGGAATTAATCTATTATCTTGAAAAACTAGATATTACTGAAGAAAAAGTACGTTTAACGAATCATTTAGATTATTTCTTAGAAACTTTAAACGGAAATGAAGCTAACGGTAGAAAACTTGGTTTTATTACTCAGGAAATGGGCCGTGAAATCAATACCATGGGTTCAAAATCTAATCATGCACAAATGCAGAAGCTTGTTGTAATGATGAAAGATGAATTAGAGAAGATTAAGGAACAGGTTTTGAATGTTTTATAAAAGCTGTAGGCTTTAGGCAATAAGCTGTAAGCAAAATTTAAAAAATTCAAACAAAAGCTTAAAGCATAATGCCTAAAGCTTAAAGCATAAAAAAAGCTTAAAGCATAACAATAATGAACAAAGGAAAATTAATTGTTTTTTCGGCACCGTCTGGATCTGGAAAAACAACTATCGTAAAGCATTTATTAGGACAAGAAGATTTAAATTTAGAATTTTCTATCTCTGCTGCTTCGCGTGCGCCTCGTGGTGAGGAAGTTAACGGAAAAGATTATTATTTTATTTCGTTAGAAGAATTCAAAAAACACATTAAAGCAGAAGATTTCCTGGAATGGGAAGAAGTTTACCGTGATAACTTCTATGGAACTTTAAAATCTGAAATTGAAAGAATCTGGGCTTTAGGAAAGAATGTCATTTTTGATATTGACGTTGCAGGCGGACTTCGTATTAAACATAAATTTCCAGAGCAAACTTTAGCTGTTTTTGTAAAACCGCCAAGTGTTGACGAACTTAAACGAAGATTAAAAGAACGTTCTACTGAAAGTGATGACAAAATCAATATGCGAATTGCTAAAGCTTCTGTAGAATTAGCAACAGCTCCTCAATTTGATGTGATTATCAAAAACTATGATTTACCAGTAGCTTTGGAAGAAGCGCATCAATTGGTTAAAGATTTCGTAAATAAATAATTTTTATTCCACAGAGATACACAAAGAAAAAACACAGAGATTCGCAAAAGCTTTTATATAAACTTTGCGAATCTTTGTGCTATCTTAGCAAATCTCAGTGAAACTATAAAAAATGAAAATAGGTCTTTACTTCGGGACATATAATCCCATTCATGTTGGTCATTTGATAATTGCCAATCATATGGCAGAATATGCTGGTTTAGATCAGATTTGGATGGTAGTTACGCCTCATAATCCGTTGAAGAAAAAAGCAACTTTATTAGACGATCAACAGCGTCTCCAAATGGTATTTCTGGCAACAGAAGATTATCCGAAAATAAAACCATCAGATATTGAGTTTAAATTACCTCAACCGAGTTATACGGTTATTACACTCGCTCATTTACAAGAGAAATATCCAACACATGAGTTTTCTTTAATTATGGGTGAAGACAACTTAAAAACGCTTCATAAATGGAGAAATTATGAAGTGATTCTGGAAAATCATGATATATATGTGTATCCGAGAATTTCTGACGAACCAGAAAATGTGGAATTAAAATCGCATCCAAAAATTCATGTAATTGATGCGCCAATTGTAGAAATTTCTTCAACTTTTATTCGGAACAATATTAAAGAAGGTAAAAATATTCAGCCTTTGTTACCGCCAAAAGTTTGGGAATATATTGATCATAATAATTTTTATAAGAAATAAGATTATCAAATTTGAATTGCCTCCAGTTTTAACTGGAGGTTTTTGTTTTATACAGTAAATGGCTTTAGCCTAACTGTCGCAATTTGGCTAAAGCCGATGAAGATCGCGATATTTTTAAACCTCCAGTTAAAACTGGAGGCAATTCATTTCAAAAAATAACCTTTGTCAAAGTTCAAAACTTTGACAAAGGTCTCATTACATTTATAAATTCAAAAAAAAACCTGAACTTACATTCAGGCTTTCTTTTTTTAATTAAGCTTCTATGCTTACTTCACTTTTTACTCTCGTTCTGATTTCATTAAGCGATTGCTCAACCAAAAGTTTTCCATCTCTAAAAACCTCTTTCAATTCACCTTGTTTTTCTTCTTCCCAAGAAACATTATCAGTTAAATGATACTTCCCGTCGATTAAATCGATTTTCATCAATCCTTTGGCAGATTTTTTCGTTCCGTCATCAGTAATCGGGTCTTTGAAGATAGCTCTTCCCTCTCCGTTTACTTCTCCGTAAGTTGCTTTCATCGCAAAACCAAAAGTATCTCTGGTGTTGTATTGATATGTGAAAGAACCAATTCCAAGAACAACATTTGTAGAAGCGAAACCTTTTTCTTTTAGTCTTTCGCAGATTTGAGTCGCTCTGGCTACGGTGATACTATCTCCATAAATAGCACCGATTTGCGGAACCAATTCTTTAAATCCTTTCGTATTTGTTGTACCGCCAAAAACATCCCAAAGCAATTCGATAACACCTTTCTTTTCTTGTTCTGTTTTTCCGTTTGGATTTCCGCAGATAATATCAACCGGATCACCGCTGTCAGGACGAATGACCACTTTCCCTTCTCTTGAAACGATATCTTCTCTCAATCTTGGAAGATAATCGGTTAAAACTTTCCATAAATCCCAGGTATCAGAAACGATAGAAACGATTCCTTTTGGATAAACTTCTGTAATTAATCTTTTGAAAGTTTCATACTCACCTTCTGTAGTTCCCATACACATTACAGAATGCTCTGTAGCGGCAACTGAACCTGCAACCAATTCCTGATCTGAATTGGCTTTATAATATTCTTCTAAGAAATCAATTGCCGGAATCGTATCAGATCCTGTGAAACTTAATAAATGCCCGGCTGCAGAAGTCAGCGCAGCTTCAATTCCGCCCATTCCTCTCATTGAGAAATCATGCGCCTGCCAGTCTACAAATTCCGGAACAGAAGAAGTTTCTCCTGCATATTTATCCAATACTTTTCTGTATTCTTTTGCAATTGTTGCTGAGTTACAAGGAAGCCAGATTACTGCTGAAAGCAACGTTTCGAAATAATTGGTCAGCCAGAAAAACTCCGGAATTGTATTATACATCGTAAACATTGGAACTCTCAATGGAACGCTTGCTCCTTCTGGCAAAGCTTTAAACACCATCGGAATGTATCCTAAATCATGTAAATCTTCGATATGTTTAGTTCCAACCTGGTTTTCGCCTAAATAATTATTGATTCTGCGAGCGTATTTTGCAACAACTTCTTCTTTTGATTTTTTAAAGAAATACTCTTCAAAATCGTGAATGATATATTTTTTAATGAAATACTGTAATCCGAAAAATACAACTTCGTCAAGACCTTCAATTCTTGATTTACGAGGTGTCCAGTTAGAATAAACTAAGGTTGTTCCGTCTGGATATTGTCTTCTGTGGTCAACTTTGTAACCGTCGGTTAATAATAATGGGTTCATATATTTATAATTTAGGCTTTATAATAGTTTTTTAAAATTCGATATACTTTGCCGGAACTTCATCTGTCAGCCAAACATTGTTTTCAGACAAATAAAATTTGAATCCGTCTCTATGCATGGCGCCGCTTCTAACAGTTAAGATTTGAGCAATTCCACGACGGCTTCCTACTTTCACTGCTGTTTCTTTGTCTTTTGAAAGATGCACGTGCTGACGGCTCATTTTCTTTAAACCTTCTTTTCTGATGCTTTCCATAAATTCCCCAACTGTTCCGTGGTATAAATATTCTGAAGGTTCTGTTTCAGGTAAGTCTAATTCAACCGAAATCGAATGTCCCTGACTTGCACGGATTTTGGTTTTATCTTCGTTATAAGCAAAACGCTTTTTATCGTTATTTTCTACCACGTAGTCTAAAACAACTGCGTCTAATTTATTTCCTTTTTGTGAGCATTTCAAAATCAATTCTTCTACATCTGCCCAGCCATTTTCGTCTAATTTTAAACCGATTTTTTCCGGCGAATGTCTAAGTACGAGACTTAGAAATTTGCTTACGGTTTTTGCTGTTTGTTCATTCATTTTTAATATTTTTTTCTATCAACATTTTACAAAAGGCTTTTGTAAATATTGTAATTTTCATCATCAAAACAGACAAATATTACTTTTTCTATTTCAATCTTTTTTTCAAAATCTTTTACTGTTTGTATTGCAATTTCGGCGGCTTTATCTTTTGGAAAATGATAAATTCCAGTGCTAATATTAGGGAAAGCAATAGTTTTTATTCCATTTTGAATAGCAAGTTTCAAACTATTTTTATAGCAATCAGCCAGCAACTTTGATTTTTCTTCTTTGTCACCATTCCAAACTGGTCCGACTGTATGAATAACATATTTAGAAGGCAGATTTCCTGACGTTGTTATAACAGCCTCTCCGGTTTTACAACCTCCTTGTTTATTTCTAATTTGGATACATTCGTCTAGAATCGCTTTTCCTCCTTTCCTATGAATTGCTCCATCAACACCTCCACCGCCAAGTAAGGAAGTATTAGCAGCATTCACTATTGCATCAACTTGAATTTCTGTTATGTCTGCTTTTAATAATTCTAAAATCATTTTCGAAAACTATCTAGTTTCTCATTAAGTTCATTGTTTTCACTTACCAAAGAACGATCTGTAAAATGCACATTTACAATTTCAATTCCGTTTACTATATTGGAATTGAAATCAATTAATTCTTCTGACGGAATCCAAAGTTCATTATGGTTCTTATCACCAACATTTTGAATTTCATATTTATCCAGAAAAGCAGTTTTTACTTCAAAAGCAGTTACAATTCCAATAAATCCTGAAAATTCATCAACTGTATTCCATTCAAAAGCAATTTGATCTGCATATTGCTGATTCATTACCGGATAAAAAATAGGCTGCCATTCTAATCTTGGCGGAAATGATTTATAATCGGACTCTGCGATTAATTCCATTTCTTTTAATCCAACCGGGCGATATAATCTTGTTGTTTCCATAATCAATTTATCTCAATTCATCTCTAACTTCTATCAAAGCAAAACCTAAAAGATTCAAGCCTTTCCATTTTTCAGGAATTAAAACATCTTTATGATCGCTTGCCATTCCGATTCCCCAAATTGGATCAACAGGACTTGCTTCAACCAAAACCCTGTCTTTTGTATTTAACAGAAATGTTTTTAAATCTTTATTTTGACTGAACTTATGATAATTCCCTTGTTTTACAATTTCATATCTGTTTTCTAACCACAGTTTATCATCATAGTTTCTAACTTCTCTTCCTAACTTTTTAGCTTCAGCTGGAGAATCGGCTTCAAGGATTTTTTCTAAGATTTCTTCGTCCTGAAACAATTCTGCTTTTTTAGCCATCATCCAGTGTTCGGCTGTTTTGTAGGTTACTTTTTCAACTTTAAAAGAACTTAACCACCATTGACTAAAACATGTTTTGGTAATTTTTCCGTCTTTATTTGGTTGATGTCCCCAGAAAAATAAAAACTTACTTTCTGAAGCTATATCTTGTATATTATATTTCATTTTTGTTTTAAGTTTTAGGTTTCAAGTTCCAAGTAATGAACTTGAAACTTTGAAACTAATTAAATGTATCTTGGAAATACTTAAAATTTGATTTTTTTTCAGAATTGTCAAATACTGCAAAAACTATTTTCTTAAAAGCACCTGAATATTTTTCTGTAATAATTTCTTTAAATAATTGAGCTACATCTTTAGTTTCATTTCTAAAAACACCACAGCCCCAGGCTCCTAAAATTAAGGTGTCACATTTTTGCTTTGCTGCAATGGCTAATACTTTATCCATTCTCTTTTTAAAAGTATCTTCTATTTCGGCAATTTCTTCATTTCTTTTATGCTGCAGCATTGCACCTTTATTTGGTGCAGCTGAAGTGATTACGTCTACAACAAATGGTTTCTCAAAATAATTTCCATTGTCATCATTCCAAAACAAAACATTTGGACTGTAAATCATGTAATCTGAATATAAAAATGAAGACTGATTTCTATTAAAATCATACATTGTTTTGTCTTTGATCTGTGTTTCATAAAGATTGGAAGATCTCGCCAAACTTTCTTCCTGAGCAGAAGCACCTCCTAAGAATCCTCCGCCTGGATTTTTTGCAGAAGCGAAATTCAAAACACACATTTTATCATTTTGCTCCTGAACAATGGCTTCAATTGTCGAACAGTTTTTTGTAACAATTTGAGTTTGAAACTTATTTTCAATTGGAGTTTTCAAAAATGTATCCCAATCGTTTGGTGTAATTGTAAACGTATTCTTTATAGACTCTTCGAGTTCTTTTTTTATATCAATATTTTTTCCTTTGTAATCATAGAAACCATCTTTTATGATTTCTAATGTTTTATTTGCTATTTCTACTCTATAATTTTTATTCATAATTTTAATTTTACAACCTCAACCGTTTCACCATCAAAATCTTTAAAAGAGTTTGTTGTAAAAATGCCGTCAAAGCAATTTAAAACTTCGAAACCTTTATTAAAAATTCCGTGGCTTACGGCTAAGTAAAGTTTTCCGGCATTTTTATTTTTTAGTTCTTCTGCTAAACCAACGAAGGTTCCGCCGCCGTCGCAGATATCATCTACAATTAAACAATCCATTCCCTGCAAATCCTCTTCATAAACTTTAAAACCAGATAGTTTTCCTGTTTTTACATCTCGGCTTTTACTGCATTCTACAACTTCAACTCCGCCTAAATATTCAGAAACTTTGTAGATTTTCTTCAAAGCGCCGCCGTCTGGAGAAATCAGTTTTACGTTTTGGCCAATTTTACTAAGCACTTCTTTGATAAAAGTATAGTTCGGAATCACTGTACTATTATTCAACAAAGCCGGAGTTACTTCAGAGTGAGCATCAAAAACAAATACTTTATTCAATTGCATGGCATTGATAATATCAGCATATACTTTTACAGATAATGGCTCACCGGGAATCATAACACGATCTTGTCTCGCAGCTGGAAAATACGGAATAAAAAGATCGATAATCTTAACGTCCATTCTGCGTAACGCATCTACTGTGATACACAATAATCCCAAATCATTGAAAGAATTTAATCTATGTGTAATTGTTACTTTCTGGTTTACATCAAAATCCGGATTAATTTTGATATGTGGTTCTCCTCCAGAAAAGGTAAAACTTTGAAATTTGATTTCTTCCTGATCTTGAATAGGAGCAAATTTTGGGTCGAGATTTAGTATCATAGTTTTTTAGTTTGCGTTAATTATACGCAAATGTAGAATTAAATTTTAAATAAACAATTTATTTTGTGTAAAAATTACGCAAACTTTATTTCGAAGTGAAAACCTTTTTCAATTAATTCATTGTATTTCAATTTATTAAACTTAAAAAGTTTGGCTGGACGGCCGGTTTTGATTGGTGAAAATTTTTCGGTTTCTTCTAAAATTCCGTAGCTGAGTATTTTTTTTCTGAAGTTTCTGCGGTCAATTTCTTTTTCTAAAATCGTACAATACAGGTTTTCAAGATCTGAAAAAAGAAATTCTTCCGGAAGTAAATCAAAGCCGATTGGTTCGTATGTCAATTTTGATTTTAATCTTTCAATCCCTTTTTCTAAAATTAAATTATGATCAAATGCCAAAGGCGGAATTTCATCAATTTTAAACCATTGTACTCTTTCAGCATCGGTATTTGCTTTAATATCTAAATTAGATGCATCGACTAAAGCATAATAAGCAACCGAAATAACACGATTTCTGGAGTCTCTGTAAATATCATCTCCAAAGGTGTACAGCTGCTCCATAAAAGTAAGCTTAACATTGGTTTCTTCATGCAGCTCGCGAATAACGGCATCGCTTAAAGATTCTGAATTTTGAACTAAACCGCCCGGTAAAGCCCAATATTTTTCTGAAGTGCCAAATTGCTGTTCAATCAATAAAACATATAAACCATTGTTTTTATAGCCAAAAACAATCGCATCTACAGCAATTCTAATATTTTGTAAATTTTCCATAATCAAAAATCGTATCAAACAAATATAACGAATGAGAGCCAATTTTATAATCTAATGCTTCTGCAATAAATTATAAAATTGACTCTCAACTAAATATAAATATTATTTTTTTAATTTACTGTAACACCTTTCTTTTTGGTAACTGTACAAGTCGATTTATTTATTTTGACTTGAACATCAGCCTGAACATTGTAACCATTTGCTGCAGCATAAGTATGCGAAACTGTCAATCCATTTACAGTTTCAGTTTTTCCATCTCCAAATGTCCAGGTTATT from the Flavobacterium sp. genome contains:
- a CDS encoding DinB family protein — its product is MSSVFETQKTIREILVKILDNHSLDQLNKIPEGYKNNLIWNVAHCVASQQVLVYKLSGLPMLVSDEFVGKYSKGTKPERDVTQEEVDEVKELLIKTLHQTQKDYENSVFKNYNEYKTSMGFDLRNVQEALDFVSYHEGIHTGIIMGIKKFI
- a CDS encoding arsenate reductase family protein, translating into MNKIYYLSSCDTCRKIIKSLPENNLVFHDIKQDPITEAELEEMYQLSGSYEALFSKKAQLYKSLGLKDQSLTEADFKRYILEHYTFLSRPVFIIDGKIYIGNSQKNVTEVINALT
- a CDS encoding YicC/YloC family endoribonuclease yields the protein MIQSMTGFGKASLQLPTKKITVEVKSLNSKGLDLNVRMPSVYREMELGLRTQISTRLERGKIDFAIYVESTAEQTSTKVNVPVVKSYIAQLREVYADADETELMKMAVRMPDTLKTEREEIDENDWEQIQVIIDEALQNILSFRKDEGESLEKEFNLRIGNIRQLMNDTLALDPERVQAIKDRLQTAISELQVNVDENRFEQELIYYLEKLDITEEKVRLTNHLDYFLETLNGNEANGRKLGFITQEMGREINTMGSKSNHAQMQKLVVMMKDELEKIKEQVLNVL
- the gmk gene encoding guanylate kinase yields the protein MNKGKLIVFSAPSGSGKTTIVKHLLGQEDLNLEFSISAASRAPRGEEVNGKDYYFISLEEFKKHIKAEDFLEWEEVYRDNFYGTLKSEIERIWALGKNVIFDIDVAGGLRIKHKFPEQTLAVFVKPPSVDELKRRLKERSTESDDKINMRIAKASVELATAPQFDVIIKNYDLPVALEEAHQLVKDFVNK
- the nadD gene encoding nicotinate (nicotinamide) nucleotide adenylyltransferase, translated to MKIGLYFGTYNPIHVGHLIIANHMAEYAGLDQIWMVVTPHNPLKKKATLLDDQQRLQMVFLATEDYPKIKPSDIEFKLPQPSYTVITLAHLQEKYPTHEFSLIMGEDNLKTLHKWRNYEVILENHDIYVYPRISDEPENVELKSHPKIHVIDAPIVEISSTFIRNNIKEGKNIQPLLPPKVWEYIDHNNFYKK
- a CDS encoding nicotinate phosphoribosyltransferase, translated to MNPLLLTDGYKVDHRRQYPDGTTLVYSNWTPRKSRIEGLDEVVFFGLQYFIKKYIIHDFEEYFFKKSKEEVVAKYARRINNYLGENQVGTKHIEDLHDLGYIPMVFKALPEGASVPLRVPMFTMYNTIPEFFWLTNYFETLLSAVIWLPCNSATIAKEYRKVLDKYAGETSSVPEFVDWQAHDFSMRGMGGIEAALTSAAGHLLSFTGSDTIPAIDFLEEYYKANSDQELVAGSVAATEHSVMCMGTTEGEYETFKRLITEVYPKGIVSIVSDTWDLWKVLTDYLPRLREDIVSREGKVVIRPDSGDPVDIICGNPNGKTEQEKKGVIELLWDVFGGTTNTKGFKELVPQIGAIYGDSITVARATQICERLKEKGFASTNVVLGIGSFTYQYNTRDTFGFAMKATYGEVNGEGRAIFKDPITDDGTKKSAKGLMKIDLIDGKYHLTDNVSWEEEKQGELKEVFRDGKLLVEQSLNEIRTRVKSEVSIEA
- a CDS encoding RNA 2'-phosphotransferase — encoded protein: MNEQTAKTVSKFLSLVLRHSPEKIGLKLDENGWADVEELILKCSQKGNKLDAVVLDYVVENNDKKRFAYNEDKTKIRASQGHSISVELDLPETEPSEYLYHGTVGEFMESIRKEGLKKMSRQHVHLSKDKETAVKVGSRRGIAQILTVRSGAMHRDGFKFYLSENNVWLTDEVPAKYIEF
- a CDS encoding O-acetyl-ADP-ribose deacetylase: MILELLKADITEIQVDAIVNAANTSLLGGGGVDGAIHRKGGKAILDECIQIRNKQGGCKTGEAVITTSGNLPSKYVIHTVGPVWNGDKEEKSKLLADCYKNSLKLAIQNGIKTIAFPNISTGIYHFPKDKAAEIAIQTVKDFEKKIEIEKVIFVCFDDENYNIYKSLL
- a CDS encoding ADP-ribosylation/crystallin J1; translation: METTRLYRPVGLKEMELIAESDYKSFPPRLEWQPIFYPVMNQQYADQIAFEWNTVDEFSGFIGIVTAFEVKTAFLDKYEIQNVGDKNHNELWIPSEELIDFNSNIVNGIEIVNVHFTDRSLVSENNELNEKLDSFRK
- a CDS encoding NADAR family protein; translated protein: MKYNIQDIASESKFLFFWGHQPNKDGKITKTCFSQWWLSSFKVEKVTYKTAEHWMMAKKAELFQDEEILEKILEADSPAEAKKLGREVRNYDDKLWLENRYEIVKQGNYHKFSQNKDLKTFLLNTKDRVLVEASPVDPIWGIGMASDHKDVLIPEKWKGLNLLGFALIEVRDELR
- a CDS encoding TIGR02452 family protein, coding for MNKNYRVEIANKTLEIIKDGFYDYKGKNIDIKKELEESIKNTFTITPNDWDTFLKTPIENKFQTQIVTKNCSTIEAIVQEQNDKMCVLNFASAKNPGGGFLGGASAQEESLARSSNLYETQIKDKTMYDFNRNQSSFLYSDYMIYSPNVLFWNDDNGNYFEKPFVVDVITSAAPNKGAMLQHKRNEEIAEIEDTFKKRMDKVLAIAAKQKCDTLILGAWGCGVFRNETKDVAQLFKEIITEKYSGAFKKIVFAVFDNSEKKSNFKYFQDTFN
- the prs gene encoding ribose-phosphate diphosphokinase gives rise to the protein MILNLDPKFAPIQDQEEIKFQSFTFSGGEPHIKINPDFDVNQKVTITHRLNSFNDLGLLCITVDALRRMDVKIIDLFIPYFPAARQDRVMIPGEPLSVKVYADIINAMQLNKVFVFDAHSEVTPALLNNSTVIPNYTFIKEVLSKIGQNVKLISPDGGALKKIYKVSEYLGGVEVVECSKSRDVKTGKLSGFKVYEEDLQGMDCLIVDDICDGGGTFVGLAEELKNKNAGKLYLAVSHGIFNKGFEVLNCFDGIFTTNSFKDFDGETVEVVKLKL
- a CDS encoding NUDIX domain-containing protein, which gives rise to MENLQNIRIAVDAIVFGYKNNGLYVLLIEQQFGTSEKYWALPGGLVQNSESLSDAVIRELHEETNVKLTFMEQLYTFGDDIYRDSRNRVISVAYYALVDASNLDIKANTDAERVQWFKIDEIPPLAFDHNLILEKGIERLKSKLTYEPIGFDLLPEEFLFSDLENLYCTILEKEIDRRNFRKKILSYGILEETEKFSPIKTGRPAKLFKFNKLKYNELIEKGFHFEIKFA